The following coding sequences lie in one Mesorhizobium sp. DCY119 genomic window:
- a CDS encoding ABC transporter ATP-binding protein — MGNITLKQVSKSFGATVIIPKIDLVIEDGEFVVFVGPSGCGKSTLLRLIAGLEDTSGGTINIDGRDVTGEAPAKRKLAMVFQSYALYPHMTVAKNIAFPLKMAGESQASIDKKVQDAARVLNLTNYLERRPGQLSGGQRQRVAIGRAIVRQPSAFLFDEPLSNLDAALRGTMRLEISELHHQLKTTMIYVTHDQVEAMTMADKIVVLNAGNIEQVGSPMELYKTPKNLFVAGFIGSPKMNLITGAPAAKVGATTVGVRPEHLAISKTSGDWKATVGVAEHLGSDTFLHVHSDGVGPLTVRGDGEISVKHGDTIFLTPDASKLHRFGADGRAI; from the coding sequence ATGGGAAACATCACGCTCAAGCAAGTGTCGAAGTCCTTCGGGGCGACGGTCATCATTCCGAAAATCGACCTCGTCATCGAAGACGGCGAGTTCGTCGTCTTCGTCGGCCCCTCGGGTTGCGGCAAGTCCACGCTGCTCAGGCTGATCGCCGGGCTGGAAGACACCAGCGGCGGCACCATCAACATCGACGGTCGCGACGTGACCGGCGAGGCGCCGGCCAAGCGCAAGCTCGCCATGGTGTTCCAGTCCTACGCGCTCTACCCGCATATGACTGTGGCCAAGAACATCGCCTTCCCGCTCAAGATGGCCGGCGAGAGCCAGGCCAGCATCGACAAGAAGGTCCAGGATGCAGCCCGCGTGCTCAACCTCACCAACTATCTCGAGCGCCGGCCGGGCCAGCTTTCCGGCGGCCAGCGCCAGCGCGTCGCCATCGGCCGCGCCATCGTGCGCCAGCCTTCCGCCTTCCTGTTCGACGAGCCGCTGTCCAACCTTGACGCTGCCCTTCGCGGCACGATGCGGCTGGAGATCAGCGAACTCCACCACCAACTCAAGACGACGATGATCTACGTCACCCACGACCAGGTCGAGGCGATGACCATGGCTGACAAGATCGTGGTGCTGAACGCCGGCAATATCGAGCAGGTCGGCTCGCCGATGGAACTCTACAAGACGCCGAAGAACCTGTTCGTCGCCGGCTTCATCGGCTCGCCGAAGATGAACCTCATCACCGGCGCACCGGCGGCGAAAGTGGGCGCAACGACCGTCGGCGTCCGCCCCGAGCACCTCGCCATCTCGAAAACCTCCGGCGACTGGAAGGCAACCGTCGGCGTTGCCGAGCATCTCGGCTCCGACACCTTCCTGCACGTCCATTCCGACGGCGTCGGGCCGCTCACCGTTCGCGGCGACGGCGAAATCTCGGTCAAGCACGGCGACACGATCTTCCTGACGCCTGACGCATCGAAACTGCACCGCTTCGGTGCCGACGGGAGAGCAATTTGA
- a CDS encoding carbohydrate ABC transporter permease → MARAVSTQTKVGWTIAAWVIALLIFFPILYTIITSFKSETEAIAGFKLIPSGTLESYAEVQSQSNYFKFFMNSVVISVGSTILALLIAIPAAWSMAFSPTKRTKDILMWMLSTKMMPAVAVLVPMYLIFRDWGLLDSRIGLTVMLMLINLPIVVWMLYTYFREIPGEILEAARMDGATLWGEIFYVLTPMAVPGIASTMLLNIILAWNEAFWTIRLSTTNAAPLTAFIASFSSPQGLFWAKLSAASTLAIAPILIMGWFSQKQLVRGLTFGAVK, encoded by the coding sequence CGACACAGACCAAGGTCGGATGGACCATCGCCGCCTGGGTGATCGCCCTGCTGATCTTCTTTCCGATCCTCTACACGATCATCACCTCGTTCAAATCCGAGACCGAGGCGATCGCCGGCTTCAAGCTGATCCCGTCGGGAACGCTGGAGAGCTATGCCGAGGTTCAGTCGCAGAGCAACTACTTCAAGTTCTTCATGAACTCGGTGGTGATCTCCGTCGGCTCGACCATCCTCGCCTTGCTCATTGCGATACCGGCGGCCTGGTCGATGGCGTTCTCGCCGACCAAGCGAACCAAGGACATCCTGATGTGGATGCTCTCCACCAAGATGATGCCGGCGGTCGCGGTTCTGGTTCCGATGTATCTGATCTTCCGCGACTGGGGGCTTCTCGATAGCCGCATCGGCCTGACCGTGATGCTGATGCTGATCAACCTGCCGATCGTGGTGTGGATGCTCTACACCTACTTCCGCGAAATTCCCGGCGAAATCCTGGAAGCCGCGCGCATGGATGGCGCCACGCTGTGGGGTGAAATCTTCTATGTGCTGACGCCGATGGCAGTGCCCGGCATTGCCTCGACCATGCTGCTCAACATCATCCTCGCATGGAACGAAGCGTTCTGGACGATCCGCCTGTCGACGACCAACGCAGCACCGCTCACCGCCTTCATCGCCTCGTTCTCCAGCCCGCAAGGGCTGTTCTGGGCCAAGCTTTCGGCAGCCTCGACGCTGGCGATCGCGCCGATCCTGATCATGGGCTGGTTCAGCCAGAAACAGCTGGTCCGCGGCCTGACATTCGGTGCTGTGAAGTAA
- a CDS encoding MATE family efflux transporter yields MSAIQVEARASANPWRLEIRAMLALAWPMILTNLGQTAMTATDVMMMGRLSADTLAAGALGANLYFAPLIFGLGLMLATSPMIATELGRRRHSVRDLRRTVRQGLWLAILVSIPIWIVLWNAEAILLAMGQEPALAAQAGIYVRWLQWAVLPFYGYIVLRSFISALERPGWALAIVFVAVAFNVLANWCLMFGNLGFPAMGIAGSGLATSLSSALMFIGMAAVVMMEPKFRRYRLFGRFWRSDWPRFVGLLKLGLPIAGILAFEVTIFNAAALFMGLIDSPSLAAHAIAIQIASISFMVPLGLNQAVTVRVGLAYGAQNPEGISRAGWTAFVMGVSFMALTALAMILWPRLLISAFIDLHDPANAVVIGLAVSFLALAALFQIVDGAQAVAAGMLRGLHDTTIPMIYAAIGYWGVGLPLGVVLAFHFGFHGVGIWIGLSVGLAVVAVLLMWRWLRRDQLGLTGMARL; encoded by the coding sequence ATGTCTGCGATACAGGTCGAGGCGAGAGCTTCGGCAAACCCTTGGCGTCTCGAAATTCGCGCGATGCTGGCGCTGGCCTGGCCGATGATCCTGACCAATCTCGGCCAGACCGCGATGACGGCCACCGACGTGATGATGATGGGCCGGCTCAGCGCCGATACGCTCGCCGCCGGTGCGCTTGGCGCCAATCTCTATTTCGCACCGCTGATCTTCGGGCTCGGCCTGATGCTCGCGACATCGCCGATGATCGCTACCGAACTCGGCCGCAGGCGTCATTCGGTGCGCGACCTGCGCCGCACCGTGCGCCAGGGGCTTTGGCTCGCCATCCTCGTTTCGATCCCGATCTGGATCGTGTTGTGGAATGCGGAGGCCATATTGCTTGCCATGGGGCAGGAACCGGCGCTCGCCGCGCAGGCCGGCATCTATGTGCGCTGGCTGCAATGGGCGGTGCTGCCCTTCTACGGCTACATCGTGCTGCGCTCCTTCATCTCGGCGCTGGAACGTCCGGGCTGGGCGCTGGCCATCGTCTTCGTCGCGGTCGCCTTCAACGTGCTCGCCAACTGGTGCCTGATGTTCGGCAATCTCGGCTTTCCGGCCATGGGCATCGCCGGCTCCGGGCTGGCGACGAGCCTGTCCAGCGCCTTGATGTTCATCGGCATGGCCGCCGTGGTGATGATGGAACCGAAATTCCGGCGCTATCGCCTGTTCGGCCGCTTCTGGCGCTCGGACTGGCCGCGTTTCGTCGGGCTTCTGAAGCTCGGCCTGCCGATCGCTGGCATCCTGGCTTTCGAGGTCACCATCTTCAATGCCGCCGCGCTGTTCATGGGCCTGATCGATTCACCGTCGCTGGCAGCACACGCGATCGCCATCCAGATCGCCTCGATCAGCTTCATGGTGCCGCTGGGGCTGAACCAGGCGGTGACGGTACGCGTAGGCCTGGCCTATGGCGCGCAGAATCCGGAGGGCATCAGCCGCGCCGGCTGGACCGCCTTCGTCATGGGCGTTTCCTTCATGGCGCTGACCGCGCTCGCGATGATCCTGTGGCCGCGCCTGTTGATCAGCGCCTTTATCGATCTCCATGACCCGGCCAACGCGGTCGTCATCGGCCTCGCCGTGTCGTTCCTGGCGCTGGCGGCGCTGTTTCAGATCGTCGACGGCGCGCAGGCGGTGGCTGCCGGCATGTTGCGCGGCTTGCACGACACGACGATACCGATGATCTACGCGGCGATCGGCTATTGGGGCGTCGGCCTGCCGCTCGGCGTGGTGCTGGCCTTCCATTTCGGCTTCCACGGCGTCGGCATCTGGATCGGCCTGTCGGTGGGGCTTGCGGTGGTGGCGGTGCTGCTGATGTGGCGCTGGCTGCGGCGCGACCAGCTCGGCCTGACCGGGATGGCTAGACTCTGA
- a CDS encoding L-iditol 2-dehydrogenase, with the protein MTQRLKGKSALITGAARGIGRAFAEAYIREGATVAIGDINLDAAMKTADEIGASAYAVSLDVTNQTSIEAAIKAIEQKTGGLDILINNAALFDLAPIVEITPASYDRLFSVNVAGTLFTMQAAARSMIARGKGGKIINMASQAGRRGEALVAVYCATKAAVISLTQSAGLDLIKHGINVNAIAPGVVDGEHWDGVDALFAKHEKLAKGEKKKLVGEAVPFGRMGTAQDLTGMAIFLASAEAEYIVAQTYNVDGGNWMS; encoded by the coding sequence TTGACACAAAGACTGAAGGGCAAGTCCGCCCTGATCACGGGTGCTGCGCGCGGCATCGGCCGCGCCTTTGCGGAGGCCTATATCCGCGAGGGTGCGACGGTGGCGATCGGCGACATCAATCTCGATGCGGCGATGAAGACCGCCGACGAGATCGGCGCTTCGGCCTATGCCGTCAGCCTCGACGTGACCAACCAGACCTCGATCGAGGCGGCGATAAAGGCCATCGAGCAGAAGACCGGCGGCCTCGACATTCTGATCAACAATGCAGCACTTTTCGACCTGGCGCCGATCGTCGAGATTACGCCGGCAAGCTATGACAGGCTGTTTTCCGTCAATGTCGCCGGCACGCTGTTCACCATGCAGGCCGCCGCCCGCTCGATGATCGCGCGGGGCAAGGGCGGCAAGATCATCAACATGGCAAGCCAGGCCGGGCGTCGCGGCGAAGCGCTGGTCGCCGTCTACTGCGCCACCAAGGCCGCCGTCATCAGCCTGACCCAGTCGGCCGGGCTCGACCTGATCAAGCATGGCATCAACGTCAACGCCATCGCGCCGGGCGTCGTCGATGGCGAGCACTGGGACGGCGTCGACGCGCTGTTTGCCAAGCATGAAAAACTGGCAAAGGGCGAGAAGAAAAAGCTTGTCGGCGAGGCGGTGCCGTTCGGCCGCATGGGCACGGCGCAGGATCTCACCGGCATGGCGATCTTCCTCGCCAGCGCGGAAGCCGAATACATCGTCGCCCAGACCTACAATGTCGATGGCGGTAATTGGATGAGTTGA
- a CDS encoding mannitol dehydrogenase family protein, which yields MTTKLSSAALGHLPANVAGPKYDRASLTPGILHFGVGNFHRAHQAVYLDDLFNEGRDHDWALIGAGVFEGEKVGREKLAEQDFLTTVVEQDDGHMQARVTAAMTDFLVPGDTRTIISRLADPKIRIVSLTITEGGYFIDPASGKFNPAHPDIVSDAGNPETPKTVFGLILAGLARRRVEGTPAFTVMSCDNIPHNGHVTADAVIGLAQLSDPDFARWVAENVAFPNGMVDRITPATTDRERKLLADDFGLEDNWPVFCEPFRQWVLEDNFPTGRPALEQVGVTFVKDVSPFELMKIRILNGGHATIAYPAGLMDIHFVHEAMQEPLVRDFLAKLERDEIIPTVPPVPGVVLEDYFKLIEKRFSNPKIGDTVRRLCLDGSNRQPKFIIPTIADRLKAGKDVLGLALESALWCRYCFGTTDSGAVIEPNDPNWERLQKTAHAAEDDPSAWLAMEDIYGEVGRSPVFAAAFAKNLKTLWEKGTRETLKRYLADAH from the coding sequence ATGACCACGAAACTCTCCTCTGCAGCGCTCGGGCACCTCCCCGCCAACGTCGCCGGCCCAAAATACGACCGCGCTTCCCTCACCCCCGGGATCCTGCATTTCGGCGTCGGCAATTTCCACCGCGCGCATCAGGCCGTCTATCTCGACGACCTCTTCAATGAAGGCCGCGACCATGATTGGGCGCTGATCGGCGCGGGCGTTTTCGAGGGCGAGAAGGTCGGGCGCGAAAAGCTCGCCGAGCAGGATTTCCTCACCACCGTGGTCGAGCAGGACGACGGCCACATGCAGGCGCGCGTGACCGCCGCGATGACGGATTTTCTTGTCCCCGGCGACACCAGGACGATCATTAGCCGGCTTGCAGACCCCAAGATCCGCATCGTCTCGCTGACCATCACAGAAGGCGGCTATTTCATTGATCCGGCCTCGGGAAAATTCAATCCCGCGCATCCCGACATCGTCAGCGACGCCGGCAATCCGGAAACGCCGAAGACCGTCTTCGGCCTGATCCTGGCCGGACTGGCGCGGCGGCGCGTGGAAGGCACGCCGGCCTTCACGGTCATGTCCTGCGACAACATCCCTCACAATGGGCACGTCACCGCCGACGCGGTGATCGGACTGGCGCAGCTCAGCGATCCGGATTTCGCCCGCTGGGTGGCGGAGAACGTCGCCTTCCCGAACGGCATGGTCGATCGCATCACGCCGGCGACCACCGACCGCGAGCGCAAACTCCTGGCAGACGACTTCGGCCTGGAGGACAACTGGCCGGTGTTCTGCGAGCCGTTCCGGCAATGGGTGCTGGAGGACAATTTCCCGACCGGCAGGCCAGCGCTGGAACAGGTAGGCGTGACCTTCGTCAAGGACGTGTCACCGTTCGAGCTGATGAAAATCCGCATCCTCAATGGCGGTCACGCGACGATCGCCTATCCCGCCGGGCTGATGGACATCCATTTCGTGCATGAGGCGATGCAGGAGCCGCTGGTGCGCGATTTCCTCGCCAAGCTGGAGCGCGATGAGATCATCCCGACCGTGCCGCCGGTGCCCGGCGTGGTGCTGGAGGACTATTTCAAGCTGATCGAGAAACGCTTCTCCAATCCCAAGATCGGCGACACCGTGCGGCGGCTCTGCCTCGACGGTTCCAACCGCCAGCCAAAATTCATCATCCCGACCATCGCCGACCGGCTGAAGGCGGGCAAGGACGTCCTGGGCCTGGCGCTCGAATCGGCGCTGTGGTGCCGCTACTGCTTCGGCACGACCGATTCAGGCGCAGTCATCGAACCCAACGACCCGAACTGGGAACGCCTGCAGAAAACGGCGCATGCGGCGGAAGACGATCCCTCGGCATGGCTTGCGATGGAGGATATCTATGGCGAGGTCGGGCGTTCGCCGGTCTTTGCCGCCGCCTTTGCCAAAAATCTGAAAACGCTGTGGGAAAAAGGCACGCGCGAGACGCTGAAACGGTATCTGGCTGACGCGCACTAG
- a CDS encoding FGGY-family carbohydrate kinase: MAGFVCAVDVGTGSARAGILDREGNLLGRADHKIAMRQPKPGHAEHDSEDIWMAVCAAVKAAREKAAVKPEDIVGISFDATCSLVVRDVEANQLSVSDDGDNRWDTIVWLDHRALAEADECTATGHHVLDHVGGVMSPEMEIPKLMWLKRHLPGQWQKTGYFFDLADFLTWKASGSTARSQCTLTCKWTYLAHETPGWQDDFLNTVALGDLLARGNLPERASPVGADLGPLTPQAAEALGLTTACRVGSGLIDAYAGALGVLGRFVGDFASIERHMALIAGTSSCVMAMSPEPRPFAGGWGPYFGVTLADCWTSEGGQSATGALLDHIIRWHGAGGEPDAAMHGRIAERVMALRAEEGEAFASRLHVLPDFHGNRSPLADSHAVGVISGLTLDASFDSLCRLYWRTAVGIALGVRHILETLNENGYVIDTLHVTGGHTKNPLLMELYADATGCTVIEPLADEAVLFGTGMAAAAAGGLYPTLTEAAAAMQQGGRERKPNPAARKGFERDYRIFLEMHRQRQVLEGL, from the coding sequence ATGGCGGGGTTCGTCTGCGCAGTCGATGTCGGAACCGGCAGCGCGCGCGCCGGCATTCTCGACCGTGAGGGCAATCTGCTCGGCCGCGCCGACCACAAGATTGCCATGCGCCAGCCCAAGCCCGGTCATGCCGAGCATGATTCGGAAGACATCTGGATGGCGGTCTGCGCGGCGGTAAAGGCGGCGCGCGAAAAGGCCGCGGTGAAGCCGGAAGACATCGTCGGTATCTCCTTCGACGCCACCTGCTCGCTGGTGGTGCGCGATGTGGAGGCAAACCAGCTCAGTGTTTCAGACGACGGCGACAACCGCTGGGACACCATCGTCTGGCTGGATCACCGGGCGCTGGCCGAGGCCGACGAATGCACCGCCACCGGTCATCATGTGCTCGACCATGTCGGCGGCGTCATGTCGCCCGAGATGGAAATTCCCAAGCTGATGTGGCTGAAGCGCCATCTTCCGGGCCAGTGGCAGAAGACCGGATACTTCTTCGATCTGGCCGATTTCCTGACCTGGAAAGCTTCTGGCTCGACGGCGCGCTCGCAATGCACGCTGACCTGCAAATGGACCTACCTTGCCCACGAGACGCCCGGCTGGCAGGACGATTTTCTCAACACGGTCGCGCTCGGCGATCTTCTGGCACGCGGGAACCTGCCGGAGCGGGCGAGCCCCGTCGGCGCCGACCTCGGCCCGCTTACCCCGCAGGCCGCGGAAGCGCTCGGCCTCACCACCGCCTGCCGCGTCGGCTCCGGGCTGATCGACGCCTATGCCGGTGCGCTCGGCGTGCTTGGCCGCTTCGTCGGCGATTTCGCCAGCATAGAGCGGCATATGGCGCTGATTGCCGGCACGTCGAGCTGCGTCATGGCGATGTCGCCGGAGCCGCGTCCCTTCGCCGGCGGCTGGGGCCCCTATTTCGGGGTCACGCTGGCGGACTGCTGGACCAGCGAAGGCGGCCAATCGGCGACGGGCGCTTTGCTCGACCATATCATCCGCTGGCACGGCGCCGGCGGCGAACCGGATGCCGCCATGCATGGCAGGATCGCCGAGCGCGTCATGGCGCTGCGGGCGGAAGAAGGCGAGGCATTCGCGTCGCGGCTGCATGTGCTGCCCGATTTTCACGGCAACCGCTCGCCGCTGGCCGACTCGCATGCGGTCGGCGTCATCTCCGGCCTGACGCTCGACGCCTCCTTCGACAGCCTGTGCCGGCTTTACTGGCGCACTGCCGTCGGCATAGCGCTCGGCGTGCGCCACATTCTCGAGACGCTGAACGAGAACGGCTATGTCATCGACACGCTGCATGTCACCGGCGGCCACACCAAGAACCCGCTGCTGATGGAACTCTATGCCGATGCCACCGGCTGCACGGTGATAGAACCCTTAGCCGACGAAGCAGTCCTGTTCGGCACCGGCATGGCGGCAGCGGCGGCAGGTGGCCTCTATCCGACGCTTACTGAGGCGGCAGCGGCCATGCAGCAGGGCGGACGCGAGCGCAAACCCAACCCGGCGGCGCGGAAAGGTTTTGAGCGCGACTACCGGATTTTCCTTGAAATGCATCGGCAGAGGCAAGTGCTGGAGGGGCTGTAG
- a CDS encoding ABC transporter permease, which translates to MEKLLRRLYFVLVALFLAAPLIVVLGVSVNEKQDLSFPPKGFSLAWYAQIFMDPEWRSALIASLLLAISAAALAVAIALPLAWFLWRRHASWAHIFQLLGVAPFILPPVITALGFLTFWATTGFYGQPWTAAISHAIFFVTLPLVTLSLGFASIDRSLVEAAATMGADDRTIARTVVLPLILPYLVSGYAFAFVLSLNEYIVAYMTIGFTMETLPIKIFNALRYGYTPTMASVSVFFVAIAALVFGLIARFGDIRKLLGAMGSEGK; encoded by the coding sequence ATGGAAAAACTGCTTCGCCGGCTTTATTTCGTCCTCGTCGCGCTGTTTCTCGCAGCACCCTTGATCGTCGTGCTCGGCGTCTCGGTCAACGAGAAACAGGATTTGTCATTCCCGCCAAAGGGCTTTTCGCTCGCCTGGTACGCGCAGATCTTCATGGACCCGGAATGGCGCAGTGCGCTGATCGCCTCGCTGCTGCTGGCGATCTCGGCGGCAGCCCTTGCGGTGGCGATTGCGCTGCCGCTGGCGTGGTTCCTGTGGCGGCGCCATGCGTCCTGGGCGCATATCTTCCAGCTTCTCGGCGTCGCGCCCTTTATTCTCCCGCCGGTCATCACCGCGCTTGGCTTCCTGACCTTCTGGGCGACGACGGGCTTTTACGGCCAGCCATGGACGGCAGCAATCAGCCACGCGATCTTCTTCGTCACGCTGCCGCTGGTGACGCTGTCGCTGGGCTTCGCCTCCATTGATCGCTCGCTCGTGGAGGCCGCCGCGACCATGGGCGCCGACGACCGCACGATTGCAAGAACCGTGGTGCTGCCGCTGATCCTGCCCTATCTCGTTTCCGGCTATGCCTTCGCCTTCGTGCTGTCGCTCAACGAATACATCGTTGCCTATATGACCATCGGCTTCACCATGGAAACGCTGCCGATAAAAATCTTCAATGCGCTGCGCTACGGTTATACGCCGACCATGGCCTCGGTGTCGGTGTTCTTCGTCGCGATCGCCGCTCTCGTCTTCGGGCTGATCGCCAGGTTCGGCGATATCCGAAAACTGCTCGGCGCCATGGGCTCGGAGGGTAAGTGA
- a CDS encoding ABC transporter permease produces MRREAPRTIADYTPLFFPALMLIVFFVVPFSTMIAVSFFKRDPAGFYKTDFVFDNYARFLSTFFGSVLGFSLMLAVLVAICCIAIAFPFTYLLTKRSRKVQTVWLVCLLSVLSLSEVIIGFAWSTLFSRTAGITNLLVAVGLMSQPQALLPGFGAVLTGMVYQALPYTILVLYPALVRLDPTLLEAARTLGASPVRAFFNVVTPALRNTLVATLIMVFVFALGSYLLPQILGRPQHWTLSVLITDQAIYQSNMPFAAAMAVFLVLMSLALVGLTLLVGRRENAG; encoded by the coding sequence ATGAGACGCGAGGCGCCGCGCACCATCGCCGACTACACGCCGCTGTTCTTTCCGGCGCTGATGCTGATCGTGTTCTTCGTCGTGCCGTTCTCGACCATGATCGCGGTCAGCTTCTTCAAGCGCGACCCGGCCGGCTTCTACAAGACCGATTTCGTCTTCGACAATTATGCGCGCTTCCTGTCGACCTTCTTCGGCAGCGTGCTCGGTTTCTCGCTGATGCTGGCGGTATTGGTCGCCATCTGCTGCATCGCCATCGCCTTTCCCTTCACCTATCTGCTGACGAAGCGCTCGCGCAAGGTGCAGACGGTGTGGCTGGTCTGCCTGCTTTCGGTGCTGTCGCTGTCGGAAGTCATCATCGGCTTTGCCTGGTCGACGCTGTTTTCGCGCACCGCCGGCATCACCAATCTGCTGGTCGCGGTCGGTCTGATGTCGCAGCCGCAGGCGCTGTTGCCGGGCTTCGGCGCGGTGCTGACCGGCATGGTCTACCAGGCACTGCCCTATACGATCCTCGTGCTTTACCCCGCCCTCGTGCGGCTCGATCCGACATTGCTTGAGGCCGCGCGCACGCTCGGCGCCTCGCCGGTGCGCGCCTTCTTCAACGTCGTGACGCCGGCGCTGCGCAACACGCTGGTGGCAACGCTGATCATGGTCTTCGTCTTCGCGCTCGGCTCGTATCTCTTGCCGCAAATCCTCGGCCGGCCGCAGCACTGGACGCTGTCGGTGCTCATTACCGATCAGGCGATCTACCAGTCCAACATGCCTTTCGCGGCAGCCATGGCCGTGTTCCTGGTGCTGATGTCGCTGGCGCTGGTCGGGCTTACCTTGCTGGTCGGCAGACGGGAGAATGCGGGATGA
- a CDS encoding carbon-nitrogen hydrolase family protein, producing MMRLAALQMQAVAGDVATNLARIERAVREAASNAADLLVTPELAVTGYGAGEAVKALAEPAGGDLAARLSALSAETGVAMVIGFAERDSETIYNSALYVDGSAAAVIYRKSHLYGPYERGLFQPERPTACVVDHRGAKIGLLICYDVEFPENVRRLAQAGVDAVIVPTALPASDHDEFIARKLIPVRAFENQIFVAYVNHCGADALFAYAGLSGIAAPDGTMLAEAGRSAEALLFAEIRPADYEASAAANSYLIDLRV from the coding sequence GTGATGAGACTGGCGGCACTCCAGATGCAGGCCGTGGCCGGCGATGTCGCGACCAATCTTGCGCGCATCGAACGGGCGGTGCGCGAGGCGGCAAGTAACGCTGCCGATCTGCTTGTCACGCCCGAACTCGCCGTCACCGGCTATGGCGCGGGCGAGGCGGTGAAGGCACTGGCCGAGCCTGCGGGCGGTGATCTGGCCGCCCGGCTATCAGCGCTGTCGGCAGAAACCGGCGTCGCGATGGTCATCGGCTTTGCCGAGCGCGACAGTGAGACGATCTACAACAGCGCGCTTTATGTCGATGGCTCAGCGGCTGCGGTCATCTACCGAAAGTCCCATCTCTACGGGCCTTACGAGCGCGGTCTGTTCCAGCCGGAAAGGCCGACCGCCTGCGTGGTCGACCATCGTGGCGCAAAGATCGGCCTGCTGATCTGCTATGATGTCGAATTTCCCGAAAATGTCCGGCGCCTTGCTCAGGCCGGCGTCGATGCGGTCATCGTGCCGACGGCGCTGCCGGCAAGCGACCATGACGAATTCATCGCCCGAAAGCTTATCCCGGTGCGTGCCTTCGAGAACCAGATTTTCGTCGCCTATGTGAACCATTGCGGCGCGGACGCTCTGTTTGCCTATGCCGGTCTTTCAGGCATTGCCGCACCCGACGGCACCATGTTGGCCGAGGCCGGTAGAAGCGCCGAGGCATTGCTGTTCGCTGAAATCCGCCCCGCCGATTACGAAGCCTCGGCGGCGGCGAATTCCTATCTGATCGATCTCAGAGTCTAG
- a CDS encoding ABC transporter ATP-binding protein: protein MSGLSLNDITKEFGDFKAVDNVALNVPHGTFVCLLGPSGCGKTTLLRMIAGLEEPTSGRIVIDDEDITSVPTHKRNLGMVFQSLALFPHLSVGDNIAYSLRIRGASKQDQKSRVDELLKLIHLPGFADRPVAKLSGGQRQRVAIARALALSPRLFLLDEPMSALDAKLRESMQVELRQLQQKLGITTIVVTHDQREAMTMADLVVVMGEGRIRQAAAPVEIYRKPADAFVADFIGSTNLLPITADSAGRATVLGSAIPGLTLPSGVSNASVSVRPEDVHLTAPGNGAIDGTVTFVRDLGGTIETFVEAGGKTIIAVATPRERPEVKVGQSVGIVLPPESCVVLKS from the coding sequence ATGTCCGGCCTGTCACTGAACGACATCACCAAGGAATTCGGCGACTTCAAAGCCGTCGACAATGTCGCGCTGAACGTGCCGCACGGCACCTTCGTCTGCCTCCTCGGCCCATCGGGCTGCGGCAAGACCACGCTGCTGCGGATGATCGCCGGGCTGGAGGAGCCGACCAGCGGCAGGATCGTCATCGATGACGAGGACATCACCTCCGTCCCGACCCACAAGCGCAATCTCGGCATGGTTTTCCAGTCGCTGGCGCTGTTTCCGCATCTGTCGGTTGGTGACAACATCGCCTATTCGCTGCGCATTCGCGGAGCGTCGAAGCAGGACCAGAAAAGCCGAGTCGATGAGCTGCTCAAGCTTATCCATCTGCCGGGCTTTGCCGACCGGCCCGTCGCCAAGCTTTCGGGCGGCCAGCGCCAGCGCGTCGCCATCGCCCGCGCGCTTGCGCTTTCGCCACGCCTGTTCTTGCTCGACGAGCCGATGTCGGCGCTCGACGCCAAGCTGCGCGAATCCATGCAGGTCGAGCTGCGCCAGTTGCAGCAGAAACTCGGCATCACCACCATCGTCGTCACCCACGACCAGCGCGAGGCGATGACCATGGCCGATCTGGTCGTGGTGATGGGCGAGGGCCGCATCCGCCAGGCCGCCGCCCCGGTCGAAATCTACCGCAAGCCTGCGGACGCTTTTGTTGCGGATTTCATAGGCTCGACCAACCTTCTGCCGATCACCGCCGACAGCGCCGGCCGCGCTACCGTTCTGGGATCGGCCATTCCCGGCCTGACGCTTCCCTCCGGCGTTTCGAACGCCTCGGTTTCGGTACGGCCCGAGGACGTCCACCTCACCGCCCCCGGCAATGGCGCGATCGACGGCACCGTCACCTTCGTGCGCGATCTCGGCGGCACGATCGAAACCTTCGTCGAGGCAGGCGGCAAGACCATCATCGCGGTCGCCACGCCGCGCGAGCGGCCCGAAGTCAAGGTCGGGCAAAGCGTCGGCATCGTGCTGCCGCCCGAAAGCTGCGTGGTGCTGAAGTCATGA